In Methanobacterium sp. Maddingley MBC34, one genomic interval encodes:
- a CDS encoding putative membrane protein (PFAM: Predicted membrane protein (DUF2207)) yields the protein MNSKKNILIFFILISVLSSFLVSSGVSFADDRSYTIPWANINLTVGDDGTLHVKEVIHYHFFGTYNGVYRDIPLKSGETVENIQVNTSGAYSRYEVQDSKNGKRIKVFLYDDTAMTFPLSDGEVDVIYQYDFLQLVKFYNDVAELHYQPWGNEWEVPVGRVNSTIHLKSEDGVKYWINPPYLLVNASWQGSDFTVISKEIPRKEWFEVRMAIPLEQFTSTNGGRQVDQNGTVAMEKIQADYTSWINFQTLLYQFLPLVMLLSMIYPFYIIYRSWGGRIFHKGSFDGNLPERDPPAIVNAICGLGISRNVGDPGVDGFLATMMDLIRRRYILVYNPHKDEDTGIKLKINEKKGSTHLKSFEKNVMKFVKEYGKKGTVYLHDMNENLDKTHFQKQYFDWRGKVIKELSHGKLESLFMETDNKGLYIYGFVALLGSLLIMALTFKNPIQGAKYSFYTSFPLIVVAGFSLLMTAKVNGRWTDEGRDYRARWMRYKKHIKDTKNHFPDSEELFNEYLVYGTALGVGDAITRSSRITALHEEFSNSPLYVLHQSAEYKYFKYTLVSFMAAYAAMQIYLTGGDGGGGSGGFGGGGVGGAGGGSGGGGGGAF from the coding sequence ATATTTTTTATCCTAATATCTGTTTTATCCTCCTTTTTGGTTAGTTCTGGAGTTTCCTTTGCCGATGACAGAAGCTACACCATCCCCTGGGCAAATATCAACTTGACTGTGGGAGATGATGGCACACTCCATGTGAAGGAAGTCATCCATTACCATTTTTTTGGAACCTACAATGGTGTTTACCGGGACATCCCCCTGAAAAGTGGTGAAACAGTTGAAAATATACAGGTGAATACATCTGGAGCTTATTCCCGATACGAAGTACAGGATAGTAAGAATGGAAAACGCATCAAGGTGTTTTTATATGATGACACTGCAATGACATTCCCTCTTTCTGATGGGGAGGTGGATGTTATTTATCAGTACGATTTTCTCCAGTTGGTGAAGTTTTACAATGACGTAGCCGAGCTGCATTACCAGCCCTGGGGCAATGAATGGGAAGTACCTGTGGGCAGGGTAAACTCTACCATCCATCTAAAATCAGAAGACGGAGTTAAATACTGGATCAATCCTCCCTATCTCTTGGTCAACGCTTCCTGGCAGGGATCAGATTTCACAGTAATCAGTAAGGAGATTCCCAGGAAGGAATGGTTTGAAGTGAGGATGGCCATACCCCTGGAACAGTTCACCAGCACCAATGGTGGCAGGCAGGTTGATCAAAATGGTACAGTGGCCATGGAAAAAATACAAGCTGATTACACCAGCTGGATAAACTTTCAAACATTGTTGTATCAATTTCTACCACTGGTTATGTTACTTAGTATGATCTACCCTTTTTACATAATCTACAGATCATGGGGTGGTAGAATTTTCCATAAAGGAAGTTTTGATGGAAATCTACCTGAACGTGACCCTCCAGCGATTGTCAATGCGATCTGCGGTCTTGGGATCTCCAGAAATGTGGGTGATCCTGGAGTTGACGGATTCCTGGCCACCATGATGGATCTCATCCGAAGAAGATACATCCTGGTGTACAACCCTCATAAAGACGAGGATACTGGAATCAAACTTAAAATAAATGAGAAAAAAGGATCAACACACCTTAAAAGTTTCGAAAAAAATGTTATGAAATTTGTTAAGGAATACGGAAAGAAAGGTACAGTATATCTTCATGATATGAATGAAAATCTTGATAAAACTCATTTCCAGAAGCAATACTTCGATTGGAGGGGAAAAGTAATTAAAGAGTTAAGCCATGGTAAACTGGAAAGTTTATTCATGGAAACCGACAACAAGGGACTTTATATTTATGGGTTTGTCGCTCTTCTGGGTTCCCTCTTAATAATGGCTTTAACATTTAAAAACCCAATTCAAGGGGCTAAATATTCTTTTTACACCTCTTTCCCCCTTATTGTGGTGGCTGGTTTCTCATTACTCATGACTGCCAAGGTCAATGGCCGATGGACAGATGAGGGCCGGGATTACCGAGCCCGGTGGATGAGGTATAAAAAACATATTAAGGATACGAAAAACCATTTTCCTGATTCTGAAGAACTTTTTAATGAGTATCTGGTTTATGGAACTGCACTGGGAGTGGGTGATGCTATTACCAGATCATCCAGAATAACAGCTCTCCATGAAGAGTTTTCAAACAGCCCACTATATGTACTTCACCAATCTGCAGAATATAAATATTTCAAGTACACGCTGGTTTCATTCATGGCCGCCTACGCTGCAATGCAGATATACCTCACAGGGGGTGATGG